In the genome of Candidatus Goldiibacteriota bacterium HGW-Goldbacteria-1, one region contains:
- a CDS encoding iron-only hydrogenase system regulator, whose product METRIAVVSIIVEEAKVSEELNAIIHEYRSYIIGRMGIPYQKHNLAVISIVMDAPNDIISAFSGKVGMLPDVTAKTAYSRVLSDTEVKK is encoded by the coding sequence ATGGAAACCAGAATTGCTGTTGTAAGCATAATTGTTGAAGAAGCAAAGGTGTCAGAGGAACTAAATGCCATAATTCATGAATATAGAAGTTATATTATAGGCCGGATGGGTATTCCATATCAGAAACATAATCTTGCGGTTATAAGTATAGTGATGGATGCGCCAAATGACATTATAAGCGCTTTTTCCGGAAAGGTTGGAATGCTGCCTGATGTGACGGCTAAAACCGCTTATTCAAGGGTGTTAAGTGATACAGAAGTTAAAAAATAA